Proteins encoded in a region of the Phycisphaerae bacterium genome:
- the infB gene encoding translation initiation factor IF-2: MATTRVHLLAKDLGVNSKAIIEKCQAEGLDVKNHMSTISAGLAATIREWFSEGTHTTTVETAAPVDLAKVRVKKKKKTVKKPTAEEAAAVAAAEQKPVEAQESGTTPTAVLETVKSETDSQTAQLQESSGSTVIEPAPVIVPEIITTPPKPPEPVMPAGPKLEKPKPAKLSGPRVIRVEKPEVMERPRTRPRPSKPSYKQQATEPLLASAPEIAETSAKSGKGKKKTHGRKHDETLLVEEPLRQQKTARKLLTRDIEERRARLEAAGGEGMRLRPTRKIETKKSKAEEALKIKPEKAYVYEPITVKDLAAALVVKTAEIAEKLIAHGVMAVANQVIPAETAELVALDFGIELIVQQRLSIEQQIAEEFANRPKNNLQKRSAVVTMLGHVDHGKTSLLDRIRSAQVAAGEAGGITQHIGAYQVTWGDKNNLKKVTFLDTPGHEAFTEMRARGANMTDIVVLVVAADDGVMPQTVEAIHHAKAAGVHIIVALNKIDLPGVDINRIYGQLAEHDLAPSEWGGKTDVVKTSATKGTGIEELLEHLDFATEILELKADPTIPAVGWVVEAKLNPSKGPMATLLIQEGKLKKGDIILAGAGYGRIRTLRDSTGRSISSAISAMPVEVSGLNNVPQAGDKFYCLEDINRAKAAAEDKKSLARKAALSTRSLVTMENLFSQIEAGRTKEVNIIIRADVQGSVDVLMKYLSDLSTGEVQIKILHAAVGGITEGDIVLAEASGAIVIGFNVVPEDKAAKIAESKGVDVRLYSIIYKITDDLKKAMSGMLEPEDRINSLGKAVVRDTFKITGVGTIAGCYVEQGEVNRNARIRLIRDNIILRDNCPIESLKHFKDDAKQVRTGFECGIKIAGFDDIKTGDIFEVYEIVKVQRTI, translated from the coding sequence TTGGCAACCACAAGAGTACATCTTTTAGCCAAAGACCTCGGTGTCAACAGTAAGGCCATTATAGAAAAGTGCCAGGCTGAAGGTCTTGACGTAAAAAATCACATGTCAACAATTTCTGCCGGTCTGGCGGCAACAATTCGCGAATGGTTCAGCGAAGGTACGCATACTACTACGGTAGAGACGGCTGCCCCGGTTGACCTTGCCAAAGTCCGCGTCAAGAAAAAGAAAAAAACCGTAAAGAAACCAACAGCCGAGGAGGCAGCCGCCGTCGCAGCAGCCGAACAGAAACCGGTTGAAGCTCAGGAATCCGGAACTACACCGACAGCCGTTTTAGAAACCGTTAAATCGGAAACGGATTCTCAAACCGCTCAATTGCAGGAGTCCTCCGGCTCGACCGTTATAGAACCTGCACCTGTCATTGTACCGGAAATTATAACCACACCGCCTAAACCACCTGAACCTGTTATGCCTGCAGGCCCTAAACTTGAGAAGCCCAAACCTGCCAAGTTATCCGGCCCAAGGGTTATACGTGTTGAAAAACCTGAGGTAATGGAACGGCCCAGAACAAGGCCGAGGCCGTCAAAACCATCTTACAAGCAGCAGGCCACCGAGCCCCTTTTGGCAAGTGCACCTGAAATTGCCGAGACATCAGCAAAATCCGGCAAAGGCAAGAAGAAAACTCACGGCCGAAAGCATGATGAAACATTGCTGGTTGAAGAACCTTTGCGTCAGCAGAAGACGGCCCGCAAACTTCTTACAAGAGATATCGAGGAAAGACGCGCCCGGCTGGAAGCTGCCGGCGGCGAAGGTATGCGTTTGCGGCCGACACGAAAAATTGAAACTAAAAAATCAAAAGCCGAAGAGGCTTTGAAAATAAAACCGGAGAAGGCTTACGTTTACGAACCAATCACAGTAAAAGATTTGGCCGCAGCGCTCGTCGTAAAAACCGCTGAAATCGCGGAAAAACTTATAGCTCACGGTGTTATGGCCGTTGCGAATCAGGTCATACCGGCTGAGACCGCCGAACTTGTCGCTCTTGATTTCGGCATAGAGCTTATCGTTCAGCAAAGATTGTCCATCGAGCAGCAGATAGCGGAAGAGTTTGCCAATAGGCCGAAGAATAATCTTCAGAAGCGTTCCGCTGTTGTTACAATGCTCGGCCATGTCGACCACGGCAAGACGAGTTTGCTCGACAGAATCCGCTCGGCACAGGTCGCAGCGGGCGAAGCGGGCGGTATAACCCAGCACATCGGCGCCTACCAGGTAACATGGGGCGACAAAAATAATCTCAAGAAAGTTACATTCCTCGATACGCCCGGCCACGAAGCTTTTACAGAGATGCGTGCCCGTGGCGCAAATATGACCGATATCGTCGTACTTGTCGTTGCCGCTGATGACGGTGTAATGCCTCAGACAGTCGAGGCCATTCACCATGCCAAGGCCGCAGGCGTACATATAATAGTAGCTTTAAACAAAATAGATTTGCCGGGCGTAGATATAAACCGGATTTACGGTCAGCTTGCCGAACACGACCTGGCGCCTTCTGAATGGGGCGGCAAAACAGATGTTGTCAAAACAAGCGCCACCAAGGGAACCGGTATTGAAGAACTTTTAGAGCATCTCGATTTCGCGACTGAAATTCTCGAACTCAAGGCCGACCCAACGATACCTGCTGTCGGCTGGGTTGTCGAAGCAAAATTGAATCCGAGCAAAGGCCCCATGGCCACACTGCTCATACAGGAAGGCAAACTTAAGAAAGGCGATATTATCCTCGCCGGTGCGGGTTACGGCAGAATAAGAACTTTAAGAGACAGCACAGGCAGGTCAATCAGCTCAGCGATAAGCGCAATGCCGGTTGAAGTATCAGGTCTTAATAATGTACCTCAGGCAGGCGACAAATTTTATTGTCTGGAAGATATAAATCGTGCCAAAGCGGCGGCGGAAGACAAAAAATCCCTCGCTCGCAAGGCAGCGCTTTCTACCCGTTCGCTTGTAACAATGGAAAATCTATTCAGCCAAATCGAGGCAGGCAGGACAAAGGAAGTCAATATAATCATACGAGCCGATGTTCAGGGTTCTGTAGATGTTTTGATGAAATATCTTTCGGACCTCAGCACCGGCGAAGTACAGATTAAGATTCTGCACGCCGCCGTCGGCGGTATTACGGAAGGCGATATAGTGCTGGCGGAAGCTTCGGGCGCTATTGTTATAGGTTTTAACGTCGTACCAGAAGACAAGGCCGCGAAAATTGCCGAGTCGAAAGGCGTCGACGTCAGGCTGTACAGCATTATATACAAGATAACAGACGACCTTAAAAAGGCCATGTCCGGAATGCTCGAACCTGAAGACAGAATCAACAGCCTTGGAAAAGCCGTGGTACGCGATACCTTTAAGATTACCGGCGTAGGTACCATCGCCGGCTGTTATGTCGAACAGGGTGAAGTCAACCGTAATGCCCGAATCAGGCTTATCCGTGATAATATTATTCTAAGAGACAACTGTCCGATAGAATCTCTCAAGCATTTTAAAGACGATGCAAAACAGGTTCGCACCGGATTCGAGTGCGGTATAAAGATTGCCGGCTTCGACGATATAAAAACGGGCGACATTTTCGAGGTCTACGAAATAGTCAAAGTTCAGAGGACCATTTAA
- the nusA gene encoding transcription termination factor NusA, which produces MNQELVRIVDNIARDKNIDRESIFQDLESAMVSAARKYFGKTDVESDIQVRIDRQTGDMVAFKDGQQIDIKRLGRIPAQTAKQVMIQKIKADERQSVYDEFVERKGEIVSGAAVRYEGGSLIINLNNRTEAVLPKSEQISGQSHHVGERIRCLILDVRESSSQVKIVLSRTHPDFIRRLFELEVPEVAEGIIAIKALAREAGYRTKIAVLSNDSKVDAVGACVGVRGSRIKNIVDELGGEKIDIVRWNESSHELIANALMPAKCSQVALCFELGGATVVVPEDQLSLAIGKHGQNVRLAARLTDWDIDILTPEEYNQEVERLTAGFKDVEGLDDTFIDKLIALGIISVLDLAEIGKEPLISEIGLQPDMAEKVIHLAEELAKKQTAESAPTIAEVLLVEQVKAVEPQQDSDQ; this is translated from the coding sequence ATGAATCAGGAATTAGTTAGAATAGTTGACAATATCGCTCGTGATAAGAATATCGATCGAGAGTCCATTTTCCAGGACCTCGAATCTGCGATGGTATCTGCAGCAAGAAAATACTTCGGCAAAACAGATGTTGAATCCGATATTCAGGTTCGTATCGACCGTCAAACCGGCGATATGGTCGCGTTTAAGGATGGCCAGCAGATAGATATTAAGCGGCTCGGCCGAATACCCGCCCAGACAGCCAAACAGGTTATGATTCAAAAGATTAAGGCTGACGAACGGCAAAGCGTATATGACGAGTTTGTGGAGCGAAAAGGCGAAATCGTCAGCGGCGCCGCTGTTCGATATGAAGGCGGTTCTTTAATTATAAATCTTAATAATCGAACCGAGGCTGTCTTGCCGAAAAGCGAACAGATTAGCGGCCAGAGCCATCATGTCGGCGAAAGAATCCGCTGCCTGATTCTTGATGTACGAGAAAGTTCCAGCCAGGTGAAAATAGTTCTTTCCCGTACTCATCCTGACTTTATCCGCCGTCTTTTTGAGCTTGAAGTGCCTGAGGTGGCCGAAGGTATAATCGCAATTAAGGCTCTTGCCCGTGAAGCGGGTTATAGAACCAAAATAGCGGTATTGTCCAACGATTCAAAGGTTGATGCTGTTGGCGCCTGTGTCGGCGTTCGCGGCAGCAGGATTAAAAACATCGTCGATGAACTCGGCGGCGAAAAAATAGATATCGTCCGGTGGAACGAATCCTCACATGAACTGATTGCCAACGCTCTTATGCCTGCAAAATGCAGTCAGGTGGCGTTATGCTTCGAGCTTGGCGGCGCTACAGTTGTCGTTCCGGAAGACCAGTTAAGTCTGGCCATAGGCAAACATGGACAGAATGTCAGACTTGCCGCAAGACTCACCGACTGGGACATCGACATACTCACGCCGGAGGAATACAATCAGGAAGTCGAAAGACTTACCGCCGGCTTTAAGGATGTTGAAGGTCTGGACGATACTTTCATCGACAAGCTTATCGCCCTGGGCATAATTTCCGTACTTGACCTGGCGGAAATCGGCAAAGAGCCGTTAATTAGCGAAATAGGTCTTCAGCCCGATATGGCTGAAAAGGTAATACATCTTGCTGAAGAATTGGCCAAAAAGCAGACAGCGGAATCCGCTCCGACCATTGCAGAAGTCCTGCTGGTCGAACAGGTCAAAGCAGTAGAACCTCAACAGGATAGCGACCAGTAA
- a CDS encoding L,D-transpeptidase family protein → MALSGYNPNRQKVVIYYFAVALIIIAAIAILYFYSPGKNKKTNENILSDAGTTQQTSQAQNTGTGKTIADVNLNANPRIAAMLRDAQNCIAGGKIIVARNTLNDILNMSLDATTRDVVKKQLSDLAQEWLFSRTIQLGDDLCSSYKVQSGDSLAQIGARYKVPYKLLMKLNNIASDKSLRADQVIKVVHGPFHAIVYSSAFTMDLYLQNVYVKSYKIGIGKEGHETPVGLWKAEVGGKMVKPTWTDPDTGKTYHADDADYPLGSGWIALEGIDNRTRGIEGIAIHGTNDETTIGTKSSRGCIRLYNGELIEVYDMLEAGYSELRVVE, encoded by the coding sequence CAGTCGCTCTTATCATCATCGCGGCGATAGCAATACTTTATTTCTATTCGCCCGGCAAAAATAAAAAAACAAACGAAAACATTTTGTCCGATGCCGGAACAACTCAGCAGACTTCACAGGCTCAAAACACAGGTACCGGCAAAACCATCGCTGATGTCAACCTAAACGCAAATCCCCGTATTGCGGCAATGCTCAGAGATGCGCAAAACTGCATCGCCGGCGGAAAAATTATCGTCGCCAGGAACACTCTTAATGACATTCTCAATATGTCTCTGGATGCTACGACCAGAGATGTTGTAAAAAAACAATTGTCCGACCTCGCCCAGGAATGGCTTTTCAGCAGAACGATACAACTCGGCGACGACCTGTGCTCGAGCTATAAAGTCCAGTCCGGCGATTCGCTTGCCCAGATAGGAGCAAGGTATAAGGTTCCATACAAATTACTGATGAAACTAAACAATATCGCCAGCGACAAAAGTCTCCGCGCAGACCAGGTAATAAAGGTGGTCCATGGCCCCTTCCATGCGATAGTGTACAGTTCTGCATTTACGATGGACCTTTATCTCCAGAATGTTTATGTAAAGAGTTATAAAATCGGCATCGGCAAAGAAGGTCACGAAACTCCTGTCGGCCTGTGGAAGGCGGAAGTCGGCGGAAAAATGGTTAAGCCGACATGGACAGACCCGGATACCGGAAAAACATATCACGCTGACGACGCCGATTATCCACTCGGCTCCGGCTGGATTGCCCTTGAAGGAATAGACAACAGAACTCGCGGCATAGAAGGTATCGCAATCCACGGCACAAATGACGAAACGACGATTGGCACAAAAAGTTCACGTGGCTGCATCCGCCTTTATAACGGCGAACTGATTGAAGTTTATGATATGTTAGAGGCCGGTTATTCCGAACTTCGTGTTGTGGAGTAA